Proteins found in one Actinomycetota bacterium genomic segment:
- a CDS encoding helix-turn-helix domain-containing protein gives MLPDPVQEPTIPIPRAGKILKISRSSAYEAAARGEIPTIRLGRRLVVPTAKLLALLGIDTDAA, from the coding sequence ATGTTGCCCGATCCGGTGCAGGAGCCCACGATCCCGATCCCCCGCGCCGGCAAGATCCTGAAGATCAGCCGAAGCTCGGCCTACGAGGCGGCGGCGCGCGGTGAAATTCCGACGATCCGGTTGGGGCGTCGGTTGGTCGTGCCCACGGCGAAGCTGCTCGCTCTCCTCGGCATCGACACCGACGCGGCGTGA